A stretch of DNA from Equus asinus isolate D_3611 breed Donkey chromosome 20, EquAss-T2T_v2, whole genome shotgun sequence:
CTATTCTACATTTTACGGTAAATCCTAACAGTACAGtaagacaaaaaatagaaaataaagagtgtaagatttggaaaagaagaaacagtgCTGTATCATTTACAGGTGATATATCTAgagagaaaacccaaaagaatgtATTggtaaattattagaaataataagagaGTTTAGCAAGATGATTGGATTTAAGACCAATAAATACAAATCAATTGTCATTCTCTATACCAGCAAAAATTAGAAACCAGGCACAAGagcatttaaaatagcaataaaactTATAAGGTATCTAGCAGTAAATCTGGTAGGAGATGTACAAGACCTGTATGAAAgcatttataaaactttattaaaagacattgaaaaggacctaaaaagcaaaaagatttaTTTATAGACAGGAGACTCAAGATCACcaaaatgtcagttctccccaagtTGTTCCGTAGACAGATCCATTGCAATTCCAGTGAAAATCCCCGCGGTTTTAGATGAAGTTGACAGACTGGGTCTAAAATTTATATCTAAGTGCAAAAGACCAGGAATAGTGAAGATATTCCTGAGGGAAGAGGtgcaagaggaagaaaagaaagaagagaaaaagaagagggagtCTTCTCAGACCACGTGGGAAGATTACTATAAACTGCAGGAACTGAGACACTGTGATTTTGATGCGGGTACAGATGAATTGACCAATAGATCCAAAGAGAAGGCCCAGAAACAGGCCCACACCTAAAGAAACCAGAAATATGACAAAAGTGGCATTTGTACATCATGGGCGCAGCAGGTGTCAGCAAATGGTTCCAGGACAACAGGTTATCAGTACGGAACAAAGTAGAAATTAGATCCCTACTTCACACCTTACATAAATCAATTCTGGGTggaataaagatttaaatgtaaaagatatatctttaatatttttagaagaaaactctTTCtgtctcaaactgacaaagaatATCTTAAACAAGATGAAAATCATTGCATTCAATTCCATTACAGTTAAGaaattctgttcatcaaaagacagtTTTAAGAGGTGAAAAGACAAGCCGCTAACTGGGAAGAGATAGTTGCAATACTTAATGACAAAGGCTTAGTACCCAGAATGAGAAATGATTAACAGTATTGTCAACCCATTTGGAAAATGAGTGAAAGACGTGAAAAATACAGCATTGATGATAAAACAGGAATGTCAAATAGCCCAACTCCATTCCTGTGTAGTCTAATTAAGACCATATTTTACATCTCTGGATTGGCAGAAATTAAGCTGTCTGGTAATATCAAGTACTGATAAGGATGTAGGGTAATGGGAACAGTCATGTGCAGCTGGTGGGATGTTAAAATGGGGATGATCGCTTTGGAAAACGATATGAAATTATGTTGTAAAGTTGACAGTTTGCAGACCATACAACCCAAAGACTTCACTCCCAGGTTTATCTGTAGAACATAATTTTTCAAACTGCATTGTGACTCCTTCATGGGCCTagccccttttgttttttttttaaagaaaccaaattgaatagaaaatatcagacgGCATCATTCATAGAAATGATCAGTATTGTATTGTGATATTATTGTTTCTAGTTTACATGAATATATGTTTGTACTGGGTTGCAGGGTAAAATGTATTCCTAATGGGAGTGGTGGtcagaagagagggaaaggagtgCCCTTGGGTCTCTTGCATGTGAGTCCTGgggaacacacacaaaaatgttcacAACTGCATTATTTAATAATAGgataaaattggggaaaaaacagaTGTCCACCGACAGGAGAATGTACCAGTGCATGATCATTTACCTGCACAGTGGAATATTACGTAAcactgaaaatgaatgaactacggTTACATGTAATGTGGATGAATCTGAGAAACAACGTTGAACAAAAGAACCCAGTCCCAGAAGACTGTAAACAACATATCATAATTGTAAAGCTCAAAAAAGCCCACTAAACAATGTAGTATTCAGGTATATGTATGtaataagtatatttttaaaaagcaaggcaTAGATCCATACAGTCAAATATTAGTCagctgtaaaaagaaataaagtactgatacaacatggatgaaccttgaaaacattatgctaagtgacagaaaTCTGatgcaaaaggccacatattttatgattcttttatatgaaatgtccagaacaggcaaatccgtagagaaaaagtagattagtggttgacGTCAGGGGCTggtgaggggagaatggggagcgactgctaatgggtacagggtttcttttgggcatgatgaaaatgttctggaattagtgatgatggctgcacaattttgtgaatatactcAAAACCATTGAATCGTAGAcgttaaaatgatgaatttcatgggatgtgaattatatcttaatttaaaaattcttttgaagaagAGCAAGggaatgataaaaaaataaatattcaggatACTCTTTACTTCTGAGAGTGAGGCAGGGGGATGGGTTGGAGGAAAACAGGTAGATGCCGCAGTATTTGTAAAATTCTAGTTCTTAAGTTACTTGTTTATGAGTGTCTTATTACTATGCTTCATTATACGTGtgtgttacatatatttttatacatataaaatataatgtaaaatttaaaagaaataacagtATTAAATGAGAAAGcagtaaaagaaaatttctgcCTCTTGATTAACGCTTGAATCTCCTTCCCGGAGTCCAAGGTCTGTGCCTTAGGAGGACTCTGGATGCAGTCGTTCTGACCTCTGGTGGCCGAGAGGCGAAGGGCCGCTGGGGGCTGCTCGCTCGGGCTGGTGAAGGCAGTGGGGTGCTGTCCCTCAGTGCTGGCATGCTCCCGGCCACCAGACACAGGCGCAGGGGGGCAGGCCACTGCCGGTCTCACCCGACTAGGAAAAGAGCAAACAGCTTGAGCTTTCCTAGTTTGGTTTCTTTCCCCTTTTCGTCTCTGGCTCTTTACCATGCTCATTTAAGCCCAGGAATGAGATGTGTGAGTAACTCCATTGAAACCTATCCCTGGGAGGGACCAAGTGGCCCTGCCTTCTGCTTCCATTCAGATGGCCCATCCTGAGGCCTCGGACCCCAGAGACTGGGGACTTGATGAGCTCACGAGCAGAAGGCTCAGGCACCTTCTGgggaaggagaggctggagccctgaCCCTCAAGAGCCAGTCTCCAGGCTCCTTTTGTTTATTCAGACCACCTTTCTGGAGGATTATGAATTAAAACCTATGGGGAGATGTGGCTTGGCCACTTTAGAGGAGAGAGTATGAGGGGTAACCTAAGGGAGAGCTGTCAGTGTTTCAGTGTTTACCATACAGAGTCCAGGACGTGGTGGgtctcccaccccagcctgctGGCTAGACTAGAGGGGCATTGGTTTACCTGCACCCTTCAACCTGATACAAAAGGAGAACTTCCAATAGTGGGTGTTGCCTGTGGGGAACCTGCCCAGGAAGTCCCAGACGTCTGAATGAATAGACGTGGCCACAGAAGGGAACCTGGGAAGATTGTCTCCAAAGCCCTCAGGGTTTCATGGCTTCGGCACCAGAGAGGCAGGTGGCAGAGGAGGTACTGAGCAGGGTTAGGATCAAGGTTCTGCAGCTCATTTAACCTCTTTAAGCTCGGGGTCTTCACCTGCAAAGTGGGTTAGTCACAGTGCCACTAATTGTGTTGGTTCAATTGTAGTAATTGAATTAATGCCTGCAGAACATGCGGTCAGAGCACGATACATGTCAGCTGCTTCTGCTTAGGTTGTTTGAATGCTCCTAGTATGGAGAGAGCgcagagcagagctgggaatTCGACTGCACCCCGGTCAGGCTGAGGGCTGGCGTGGGGAGCCTCCTGTCCAGAGAGtcactttctcctccctctgtccccagacGCCATGGAGGTGGTGCTGATCTTTCTCTGCAGCCTGCTGGCCCCTGTGGTCCTGGCCAGTGGTAAGTAACCCCCTAGCACCTGGCTGTGACAAGATGGCTCACCAAGGGCCCTTTCTGTTGGAAGGTCTTGACCCCTTGGTACGCTAGGGTTGGGGGCTCCCAGATTCTTCGTGTTTCATCAGGGGCCCCTCTGTTTAGTCagcagagaaagtcctggaaagTGACAGCTATTCACAGACCCTAATTCAGCCTGCCCGCCTCTTCCCACAGGCCCCAGCAGGGTCTACTTTCAAGCCCTCAAGCCCACCGAGCCCCTGTAGACTTTTGGCCTAGACCTTGGGAGCCAAAGCCACACATCACCTAGACTCTGGCCTTGTGCAAGTCACATGTCCTTCCTTGGTCTCGGTTTCCCCATAAATGTGGATGTGCAGTGAACACAGAATCTCACTGGGGCTCTGAGCTGTACCTGCCTTGGCTCTCAGGCTGGCCCCAGCCAAGATGCCCACCCTCCTGGGCTTCTCCAGTCATCTCTGCTTAATGGGTCCTGCTTCCCAGGAATCCGTTTGTGGGGAGAGGCCTGTGAGGCAAGGTAAGGTATTTGGGAACCAGGAGGTGTAGCTGTCTTCCTCTCGACCacgcttgtttgtttttgcagcagctgagcaggagaaagaaaaggacccTTTCCATTATGGTGAGTGGTGACGGCAGCTCTGGGTGTGGGGGGAGGCGCCGCCCCATCCAGCGGAGGGACAGACGCGCTCTCCCTggcccttcccttcttccttctctcacctGTGTTCCTTTGCAGACTACCAGACCCTGAGGATCGGTGGACTGGTGTTCGCCGTGGTCCTCTTCTCCCTGGGGATCCTCCTCATCCTAAGTGAGTCCGTCTGGTCCTTGGCTCACTCTGTAAGAGCCGTGTCTGCGGCTGCTAAGTGGGTGGAGAAGGGTGTGAGAGCCTGGCCGTGTTCCCTGCCGGAGAGGGCAGGAGCCTGTCTTTGCTGCCTGTTATCTCGCTGATGCactgctgggcacacagtaggtgctcaggaaaacAGGGAAGGATGGACAGAATAAGTGTCGATGAAAACAGCACAGATGAGAAGAGGGGCAGGGTGGCTCTCCTGGTGCTGTATCCAGCCTAGCGTGAGTGGGGGAGTCACAGGAGATGGGGGCTGTCCTTGGGTGCTCTGAGGGCTGTGCCCCATTTCTCTCCCCACAAGAGCCTGGTCTGCACAGATCCCTCTGCACCTGTGTGATCAGGCGGACTGCAGTGGTGTGGCCACCCGAGCTGTTGCCTGTTGAACCTGGGCCTCAGAAGGACCCTACTCCAACCTGGGATTGCTGTGTATGGCTGTGCCAGCGGGGCACTGCCCATGTGTGGGGGCTGTGATCTGCGTAGTCCCACAGCCCACACAGACTCACAGGGCAGCCCTGTGGTGGCCAAGCTGGGAACATGACCTTAGATGGTTTCTTTGCCTTTCAGGTCGCAGGTGCAAGTGCAGTTTCAATCATAAGCCCCGGTAAGGATGCCATGGCTGTGCCGTCTGGGGTgacaggaggggacagggaggggctgCCTGGTGTGTGACTCCAAAGGAGGGTTCTTTTGGATTCTTGTCTTGGAAACAGGCCATGTGTGTTGGGGTTAGAGGAGAAGTTTTGAGGCTTGCCAGGCAGACTGGGGGGAAAAGGAGAGGCCAgcacccttccttctctcttctgatgtgtaagggggaggggaggttggCAAGATCCTAGATCCTTGTCTGGAGGCCCTTGAGACAGTCGGGCCTGGGAGAAGGAAAGCAGAGGGTCTGAGGGTCTCTCTTGAGGTCCTCCTCTGCACCGTGCCTGCTTGTCACTTGTTCATGAGGCTCTCTGAGCTGAGTGGAAGCTGGGGCTCCCTGTCATTCACCTTTCTACTCCCACGTAAAGAACACACCCCATTAGTCCACTGCGACATCCAAGGGGAGCACTGGACCTCAGAAGTCCAGAGTCTATGGCAGGATGCAACCCAAGCCCCTACCTGGCCCTCGGCCACCCCTTCCCAGGACTTAGGGTCGACATGGAAGGGTGCGTGTAAGTCCCCCGACTCTGCCCCTTCAGTcctgacttctccctctgccccatgcACCCGATGGTGGAGAGTGCTGGAGCCCTCAGATGGCCTGGGGGAGACTGGCCAAGGACCCCCTGCCCCAGCAAGGAGAGTGGCGATGCTCTTCGGGTTTGCCCTGGAGACCTCTGACAGAAGGCCCATGTCTCTGCCTCTTGCAGGGCTCCAGGGGACGAGGAGGCCCAGGTGGGAAACCTCATCACTGCAAACGGTAACTGTCAGGACCACCTGCCTAGTGGGATGGAGGGAGTGGGCTCCGGTCCTTTATGGCTCAGGGAGGGGTGGTCACCAGGTGCCACGGCCTCCCTAGAGCCACCAGACATGCTCCCATAGGGCTGGGAGAGGGGTCTCCAGGGCCTCCACTGTGTTGCCCCCTCACCTCCGCCAAACAGACCCCTACTCCTGCCACCACTCCACTTAGCGTCAGGCATGAGCCCAAGGGCTTCTAGACCCCATCTCATTTAAAGTGCACTCAGCCTCATGAGGCAGGCATCACCATCCACATTTTACAACCAAGGGACTCAAGAAAGGTAAGGAAAGTGCCAGGTTCCTGTAACCAGCAAGTGGCAGGACAAGGGTTTgcacccaggtctgtctgactcaaaATCCTACGCGAGTCATCTCTTTGCTGTATGAGTCCAGCTCCCCCAAAGTCAGGCACAGGCATGGctgctgcaggggctggcccgttgGGGTGAGGGGTTCATTCATTACAATCcattctggttttctttccaGCAACGGAGCCCCAGAAAGCGGAGAACTGAAGTGCAGCCCTCAGGTGGGAAGGTAAGATGCTGTCTGCCTGCATCTCCCTCTGTCAGCATCACTGTCCTTCATCGAGGAAGTCCTGGGCTAGCTTTTGCAATGGCCACAGCTTTTATATGAGCTGTGCTCTGGGGAGTCTTGTGTCTGAAAGGAGTGATGAGACAGACGGACTGAAACATCCAGGGTGCCCCGCCCAGACACACGGTAAACAGCCAGGAAATAGTGCTTCCACACAACCCAGTGGTCAAGTTAAAAGGGCATCATCCCAGCTCCACGTGGGCGTGACTGGAGAGAGAATTAGAGTTAGTGATATCGAAGTAGCATAAAGATGCTGGCTTTAGTGATGATTCAGAAAGTACTATAGGGCCgcttttttaaattatcattttatgAAACTTCCCAACCCCATATGGAAGTAGGGAGAATAGTCTAtgagcacccctcccccccactctCCCGTGCCAGTGTTATCAGTTCTCGACATTTAGGGGCACTGTTTTTAGCTTCTGTTTCCACTGTTCATTGTGAGGACGCAGGAATGTAATAACGGGTAAGTGCTTTACAGTTCTCAAAATGCTGCCACATACACAAACTCGCTCGAGCCTGCCAGAAGAAGTAAGTAGGAGAGGTGGAGGTTAgccccactttccagatgaagaaactgaggtcagagagaaTAGCCACACAGATAGTAAGTGACAGACTGGAACTCAAACTTAATTTGGTGCCATTTTCACCACACCCCTCTGCCCCTCtgctcctgcctgccttcctttaTGACATACCCTGGAACATACTCAGGGCTcacttctgccttttttctttttcccatacaAATAAGGCATAATAGGTGTATAACTTTGTCCGAAATTGTTAAGTTAAAAGCGATTTCTGGATGTAAAATGCCTGATATCCAGCTTTTACTGTGATCGGAAGGGCCCGGTGTACTTGTGTAGCATTTTAATCCTTTCCTAAGCTCTTACGTCCTCATCAGCGCCCATGGGTGGGCAGTCCGGGGCCCCTttacctccctctcctccatggGGCTCGGGAAGGTCAGCGATGCCTAAGCTTGAGGAGGCCGTGGAAGCCAGTCTGGGAGGCAGGTGTCCTAGCTGTAGGGTAGCTTGGTGTTCTGTCAGTGTCGTGGCAGCTGGCAGGTCAGAATCTCGGCTGTGGTGTATGAAGACTCAAGGAGGGGCACCTTGAGCTAGCAgttttattgtctctttttttttttttttttttttttgttaaactgGGACTTCCTCAGAAACCCCGGTCTCAGGTCTCAGGACTGTGAGCAACTCTTGGGGGTGCGCTGGAATAGAAACCCTGGGTGTAACAACTTCCTTCCCAAGTCTACCGGTTTCCGGTCCTCCTGAGAGACCCTTCCCCCAGGTCCACCCTCTCCTGTGCCTTCGTCTCCTTTCCCTGCATCTCAGGCTCGTCCTCCTTGCTTCACTGGGAACGTGGCACTTAGTTTCAGTGGCCAGAGGGGCTGTACCCAAGGCGGGGAGACGAACAGGTGAAGATTCCTGAACGGAGCCAAAGTTTTGCTTTAATTTGGATTCTCTCCCTCTTCAGCTTCCAGAACCTGAAGGCAGCTGCCTGAACCTTTAGATGCAGACCGGCCACTACAGCAACAGATCTTCCCCCAGGAGAAGCCAAGACTGtgtgtcccccaccccctccccatccctcgaACACCCGTCCTCAACTTAATGATGCAACTAACGCCCGCCTCCCACCTGCAGCCTGCGGTCTCGTCCCCCTCCTGTaacgtgtctgtgtgtgtgtgatggctGTGGTCTTCGTGGCTGCTTGTCTGTGGACGATGTTGTGTTTTAGTGAACCTGAACTCACTCTCCTGGGCAGGAGCTGAGCCATGTCGCCGTcagctcctccctgctcccctgtgGCCCCATCACCTCCTGCTCCCAAGAGCCTGCTTTTTCCCTGAGGGACCAGTCCCTTCTCCTAGCTGAGTGGAGGGTAGGGGCACAGGCGGGAGTCTCCAGTTGACTTGGGAAGGTGACATCACCTCCATGTCATTCTCCATGGCCTCTCGTCCCTCCTTCTACAAGAACCTCGCTTCCATGGTCCACCGCGACCTATGTCTGTCCTGAGGGTCTCTTAGCCATTGGACGTTCacagggaggagctggggagcccAGCTGTGCCTTCGGGCCGGCTACATTGCCTCCTGGGGACTTCCACCATGGAGTCCCCATCCGCCCCACCCCGTCGCAGAGCGGCCAGAGGTTCCATGCCCAGGGCTTCCACTCTGCCCCTGGGGAACGTGCCACTTGCATATCTTCTCAGCAATAACCCCACAGGCTCTGGAACCCTACCCCCGGTCCCCAACCTTCTCTACTTCCGGGATTCCAATCTACTGCCCAGCTCGTCTGGACTCAGACTCCCGTTCCTGAGTTGGATCTCTGGCTGGCGCTGGCTGAGGGGACCCGTCCTGTTGGGCCCAGCGCTCGGGGAGGGGTGGCAGGGAGAGCAGGGGTCCTTGCTGCTCTGTCCATGTCGCGTTGGTCAGGCAGCCACAACGGCTCCCGCGCCTTTGCTCCTCATCTCTGTCCCTGccgcagagggaacagcaagaggTCGAAGGTCATAAAGAGTGGAAGATCGAACCAGGCCCTGCCCCTCCCGTCCATTGTGTTCTCATGGAAACTGATCAAGCCGTGCCGCCGTGACCAGGACTGCTCTTCTGTGTTGTGATCCATCCTCTCAACCACAAAAGGGAATAAAATACCATGTGTTTCCTAGTGGCTCTGAGGCAGCTCTCCTTTCTGTAAAACAACTCGAGTGTTTGTAGGGCCTGTGGCACTTGAAGGGCCAAAGGGGCTCTGTCCTTGGTCAGAGGGAGGCAGCGCCGGGTGAAGAGGCAGCCAGGTGGTGTGTGTTTAttccagctgcttctcttccctcccctccctgccctcccctcccctccctgacctGTACCTGTTCCTTctcaccccttcctcctcctgcctcctcctgctcgccacccacctcctccccaggtcAGTGGGCCCAGGCTCCGCTCCATAGTAGGACTGGTACCTTATGCATGTCCTGGAGAGAAGCGAGTCACAGTGGCTTGACGGAGGGCTCGCCGGCCTGAAATGAAAGATTCAACCTCTCCCTTTAGTCAGTTCTGGAGCTGCTACCTAAGGACTTGACAAGAGGGGCATGGGGGTCACTTAGGTTATGAACCAAGCCCTTATCCTATTATCTTTCTCCAAACCCAAATACCCtgtcctctgtgaagccttcctggACTTCAGGTAGAATGAGTCCCTTCTTTTCTGTGCTCTGGTCACACTAGTTCCTGCCTTTATCTTCACATTTAGTATTCTGTACCTTGCATCCAAATGGCAGGGACCAGGTGGATAATGGCCATTTGTGAATCAGCTGTAGTGACACAGTAGATGGGGCATAGCGGCTGGGGTCACCTAGAGTGCCTGCCCAAAGACATTCCAATTtagttttttggagttttttttggtgaggaagattggccctgagctaacatctgtgccaatcttcctctgttttgtatgtgggacaccaccacagtgtggctgatgagcagcatgtaggtctggGTCCAGACTGTGGATCCCAGGTttccaaagcggagtgcacgaccCTAGCCACTaggctaccaggccagcccctccaattcAGTTTTGTAAAAAGTAACTTGGCCAAACGCAGCTGTGGGCCAATTCCCTTGGAGGTCGCTGGTGTGCAACCCCCACCTCTACGTGTTTTGTGTGTCTTTATTGTGAGACAGTTGCTCGAGGGCAAAGACTGTGTCTCATTCTAACGTAAGAATGCCTGGATCGTCTTAGGGTCTCGAGAAATCTTCACA
This window harbors:
- the FXYD6 gene encoding FXYD domain-containing ion transport regulator 6 isoform X2 — translated: MEVVLIFLCSLLAPVVLASAEQEKEKDPFHYDYQTLRIGGLVFAVVLFSLGILLILSRRCKCSFNHKPRAPGDEEAQVGNLITANATEPQKAEN
- the FXYD6 gene encoding FXYD domain-containing ion transport regulator 6 isoform X1 yields the protein MEVVLIFLCSLLAPVVLASAAEQEKEKDPFHYDYQTLRIGGLVFAVVLFSLGILLILSRRCKCSFNHKPRAPGDEEAQVGNLITANATEPQKAEN